One genomic segment of Ancylobacter sp. IITR112 includes these proteins:
- the gltA gene encoding citrate synthase — translation MDASQSNAPKSATLTIGDESWELPILNGTIGPDVIDIGKLYAHTGKFTYDPGFTSTASCESQITYIDGDEGILLYRGYPIEQLAESDFLETCYLLLYGELPTAAQKADFDYRVTRHTMVHEQMSRFFHGFRRDAHPMSVLVASVGALSAFYHDSTDISDPQQRMIASIRMIAKIPTLAAMAYKYSIGQPFVYPKNDLDYASNFLRMCFSVPCEEYKVNPILSRAIDRIFILHADHEQNASTSTVRLAGSSGANPFACIAAGIACLWGPAHGGANEAALKMLGEIGSVDRIPEFINRAKDKNDPFRLMGFGHRVYKNYDPRAKIMQRTCHEVLGELGIKDDPLLDIAVELERIALQDEYFVERKLYPNIDFYSGITLRALGFPTSMFTVLFALARTVGWIGQWKEMIEDPSQRIGRPRQLYTGATQRDYVPIARRK, via the coding sequence ATGGACGCCAGCCAAAGCAACGCGCCAAAATCCGCAACGCTCACCATTGGCGATGAGAGCTGGGAGCTTCCGATCCTGAACGGCACGATCGGGCCGGACGTGATCGACATCGGCAAGCTCTATGCCCATACGGGCAAGTTCACCTACGATCCCGGCTTCACCTCGACCGCGTCCTGCGAAAGCCAGATCACCTATATTGACGGCGACGAGGGCATTCTCCTCTACCGCGGCTACCCCATCGAGCAGCTCGCCGAGAGCGACTTCCTCGAAACCTGCTATCTCCTGCTGTACGGCGAACTGCCGACCGCCGCCCAGAAGGCCGATTTCGACTACCGCGTCACGCGCCACACCATGGTGCATGAGCAGATGAGCCGCTTCTTCCACGGCTTCCGCCGCGACGCACATCCCATGTCGGTGCTGGTGGCCTCAGTGGGCGCCCTGTCGGCCTTCTATCACGACTCGACCGACATTTCCGATCCGCAGCAGCGGATGATCGCCTCGATCCGCATGATCGCGAAGATCCCGACCCTGGCGGCGATGGCCTATAAGTACTCGATCGGCCAGCCCTTCGTGTACCCGAAGAACGATCTCGACTACGCCTCGAACTTCCTGCGCATGTGCTTCTCGGTTCCCTGCGAGGAGTACAAGGTCAACCCGATCCTCTCGCGCGCGATTGACCGCATCTTCATCCTCCACGCCGACCACGAGCAGAACGCCTCGACCTCCACCGTGCGCCTCGCCGGCTCGTCGGGTGCCAACCCCTTCGCCTGCATCGCCGCCGGCATTGCCTGCCTGTGGGGACCCGCCCATGGCGGCGCCAATGAGGCGGCGCTGAAGATGCTCGGCGAGATCGGCTCGGTGGACCGTATCCCCGAGTTCATCAACCGCGCCAAGGACAAGAACGACCCGTTCCGCCTGATGGGCTTCGGTCATCGCGTCTACAAGAATTACGATCCGCGCGCCAAGATCATGCAGCGTACCTGCCACGAGGTGCTCGGCGAACTCGGCATCAAGGACGACCCGCTGCTCGACATCGCGGTGGAACTGGAGCGCATCGCGCTGCAGGACGAGTATTTCGTCGAGCGCAAGCTCTACCCGAATATCGACTTCTACTCCGGCATCACCCTGCGCGCCCTCGGCTTCCCCACCTCCATGTTCACCGTACTGTTCGCCCTCGCCCGCACCGTGGGCTGGATCGGCCAGTGGAAGGAAATGATCGAGGATCCGAGCCAGCGCATCGGCCGTCCGCGTCAGCTCTACACCGGCGCCACCCAGCGCGATTACGTGCCGATCGCCCGCCGCAAGTGA
- the fabZ gene encoding 3-hydroxyacyl-ACP dehydratase FabZ, whose product MDAQVEAAAEATVLGTADIHRILAALPHRYPFLMVDRIIGIDGDRKAIGIKNVSANEPHFQGHFPENPVMPGVLILEGMAQTAGTICLLNRPEDGAPSLVYFMTIDKAKFRKPVVPGDVLEYHMTQMSKRRNMWWFRGEAKVDGQMVAEAEVGAMIAREGGK is encoded by the coding sequence ATGGACGCACAGGTCGAAGCCGCAGCCGAAGCTACCGTGCTCGGCACCGCCGATATTCACCGCATCCTCGCGGCGCTGCCGCACCGCTATCCTTTCCTGATGGTCGATCGGATCATCGGCATTGACGGCGACCGGAAGGCGATCGGCATCAAGAATGTCTCGGCCAATGAGCCGCATTTCCAGGGCCATTTCCCGGAGAACCCGGTGATGCCGGGTGTGCTGATCCTCGAAGGCATGGCGCAGACGGCGGGCACGATCTGCCTGCTCAACCGGCCGGAGGACGGCGCGCCCTCGCTGGTCTATTTCATGACGATCGACAAGGCGAAGTTCCGCAAGCCCGTGGTGCCGGGCGACGTGCTCGAATATCACATGACGCAGATGAGCAAGCGGCGGAACATGTGGTGGTTCCGTGGCGAGGCCAAGGTCGACGGCCAGATGGTTGCCGAAGCGGAAGTGGGTGCCATGATCGCCCGCGAGGGAGGTAAATGA
- the lpxA gene encoding acyl-ACP--UDP-N-acetylglucosamine O-acyltransferase gives MSVSPGKIDPLARVEEGAVLGAGVEIGPFCVVGPQVVLGDGVKLISHVAVSGRTTIGEGTTVYPFASLGFPPQSLGYKGEASRLVIGRNCLIREHVTMNTGTAAGHMETVVGDNCFFMVNAHVAHDCIVGNHVIFANNATLAGHVSVGNNVFLGGQAAVHQFVRIGDNAIVGGLCGLQHDLIPFGALIYGRSGLGGLNIIGMKRRGFSRPQIHALRAAYRELFYAGGTLSERAARVAEAYADDANVMQVVDFVRSGAKRRLIVPSDAADHVAEPDAA, from the coding sequence ATGAGCGTTTCCCCGGGGAAGATCGACCCGCTGGCGCGGGTCGAGGAAGGCGCCGTTCTCGGCGCGGGCGTCGAGATTGGTCCGTTCTGCGTCGTCGGGCCGCAGGTGGTGCTAGGCGACGGGGTCAAGCTGATCTCCCATGTCGCCGTGAGCGGTCGCACGACGATCGGCGAGGGCACCACGGTCTACCCCTTCGCCTCGCTCGGCTTCCCGCCGCAGTCGCTTGGCTATAAGGGTGAGGCGTCGCGGCTGGTGATCGGTCGCAATTGTCTGATCCGCGAGCATGTGACCATGAATACCGGCACTGCCGCCGGCCATATGGAAACGGTGGTGGGCGACAATTGCTTCTTCATGGTCAACGCCCATGTCGCGCATGACTGCATCGTCGGCAACCATGTGATCTTCGCCAATAATGCGACGCTCGCGGGCCATGTCAGCGTTGGCAACAACGTGTTTCTCGGCGGGCAGGCGGCGGTGCACCAGTTCGTGCGCATCGGTGACAATGCCATTGTCGGCGGCCTGTGCGGGCTGCAGCATGACCTCATCCCCTTCGGCGCGCTGATTTACGGCCGCAGCGGGCTGGGCGGTCTCAACATCATCGGGATGAAGCGGCGGGGGTTCTCCCGACCGCAGATCCATGCCCTGCGTGCGGCCTATCGCGAACTGTTCTATGCGGGCGGTACCCTGTCCGAGCGCGCCGCGCGCGTGGCCGAGGCCTATGCGGACGACGCCAATGTCATGCAGGTGGTCGATTTCGTGCGCAGCGGTGCCAAGCGCCGCCTGATCGTTCCCAGCGATGCGGCCGACCATGTCGCCGAACCTGACGCCGCCTGA
- the bamA gene encoding outer membrane protein assembly factor BamA translates to MARSRFVSRLASAVGFALLVAVGGVSGAVMAPGAAMAQSASSIVVEGNQRVDADTIRSYFQTSPGQSLTPAKIDEALKALYATGLFSDVTISNRGGRMVVTVVENQVINRVAFEGNKKVKDDQLALEVQSKARSPLSKTTVQADTQRIIDVYHRAGRYDVRVVPKVIERGQGRVDLVFEITEGDKLGVAEIKFVGNKAFSAYKLKDEITTTETNWLSWLKNSDIYDVDRINTDQELLRRFYLKHGYADFRIISVTADLDRQRDGFILTYVIDEGPQYRVGTVDVVSGIKDVDIKDLRAALRVAPGQVYNAELVEKSVENATIEVSKSGYAFAQVRPRGDRNLETRTISLVFAVEEGPRVYVERIEIRGNTRTRDWVIRREFDFAEGDAYNRVMVDRAERRLRNLGYFKDVKITNEPGTAPDRIILVVTVEDQPTGEFSVSGGYSTTDGFIGEVAISEKNFLGRGQYVRLAGQLGENVQGADFSFTEPYFLDYRIAAGFDLFWKTTTATSYSQYDTETAGGTLRVALPLTDELTLGLRYMLSQKEISVSFEDEVYNDVSWALLEINNESILTSAVGYTLSYNMLDNNRNPSNGYLIELKQDFAGLGGDTQYIRTTFDARYYMPVVGDAVLLLRGQAGNVASWGNEDLRITDNFFKGPDLVRGFAPNGIGPRDLASGYFGQDMDALGGTMFWGATAEVQFPLSFLPKDFGLKFAVFADAGSLWDYQGNTTFPNIAGWNLPENYVDCGDYPGSSNKGKANVCVADSDSVRSSVGVSLIWASPFGPLRFDYAWALTKEWYDEVQEFRFSGGTTF, encoded by the coding sequence ATGGCTCGTTCCCGGTTCGTGAGTAGATTGGCGTCGGCAGTCGGCTTTGCCCTTCTTGTGGCGGTCGGCGGTGTTTCCGGTGCCGTCATGGCGCCCGGTGCGGCCATGGCTCAGTCGGCGAGTTCGATCGTCGTCGAAGGGAATCAGCGCGTCGACGCGGACACCATCCGCTCCTATTTCCAGACCTCGCCTGGCCAGTCGCTGACTCCGGCCAAGATCGACGAGGCGCTGAAGGCGCTTTACGCTACCGGGCTGTTTTCCGACGTTACCATCAGCAACCGCGGCGGGCGGATGGTGGTGACGGTCGTTGAGAACCAGGTGATCAACCGCGTCGCCTTCGAGGGCAACAAGAAGGTCAAGGACGACCAACTCGCGCTGGAAGTTCAGTCCAAGGCGCGCAGCCCGCTGTCCAAGACCACCGTGCAGGCCGACACGCAGCGCATCATCGACGTGTATCACCGCGCCGGCCGCTATGATGTGCGCGTCGTGCCGAAGGTGATCGAGCGTGGCCAGGGCCGCGTTGACCTCGTGTTCGAAATCACCGAAGGCGACAAGCTCGGCGTGGCCGAGATCAAGTTCGTCGGCAACAAGGCGTTTTCCGCCTACAAGCTGAAGGACGAGATCACCACCACCGAGACCAATTGGCTCTCCTGGCTCAAGAACAGCGACATTTACGATGTCGACCGCATCAACACCGACCAGGAACTGCTGCGCCGCTTCTATCTCAAGCACGGCTACGCCGATTTCCGCATCATCTCGGTGACGGCCGATCTCGATCGCCAGCGCGACGGCTTCATCCTGACCTATGTGATCGACGAAGGCCCGCAGTACCGCGTCGGCACCGTCGATGTCGTCTCCGGCATCAAGGATGTCGATATCAAGGATCTGCGCGCCGCCCTGCGCGTGGCGCCCGGCCAGGTCTACAATGCCGAGTTGGTCGAGAAGTCGGTGGAGAACGCGACCATCGAAGTCTCCAAGTCCGGCTATGCCTTCGCCCAGGTGCGGCCGCGTGGCGACCGTAACCTCGAGACTCGGACGATCTCGCTCGTGTTCGCCGTCGAGGAAGGTCCGCGCGTCTATGTCGAGCGGATCGAGATCCGCGGCAACACCCGCACCCGCGACTGGGTCATCCGGCGCGAGTTCGATTTCGCGGAAGGTGATGCCTATAACCGCGTGATGGTGGACCGGGCCGAGCGTCGCCTGCGCAATCTCGGCTACTTCAAGGATGTGAAGATCACCAATGAGCCCGGCACCGCGCCGGACCGCATCATCCTCGTGGTGACGGTCGAGGATCAGCCGACCGGCGAGTTCTCGGTCTCGGGTGGCTATTCCACCACGGACGGCTTCATCGGCGAAGTGGCGATCTCGGAGAAGAACTTCCTGGGTCGCGGCCAGTATGTCCGCCTTGCCGGCCAGCTTGGCGAGAATGTGCAGGGCGCCGATTTCAGCTTCACTGAACCCTATTTCCTCGACTACCGCATCGCCGCCGGCTTCGACCTGTTCTGGAAGACGACGACGGCGACCAGCTACAGCCAGTACGACACCGAGACCGCCGGCGGTACGTTGCGCGTCGCTCTGCCGCTCACCGACGAACTGACCCTCGGCCTGCGCTACATGCTGTCGCAGAAGGAGATTTCGGTCAGCTTCGAGGACGAGGTCTATAATGACGTGTCCTGGGCGCTGCTGGAGATCAACAATGAGTCGATCCTCACATCAGCGGTCGGCTACACGCTGTCCTACAACATGCTCGACAATAACCGTAACCCGTCCAACGGTTATCTCATCGAGTTGAAGCAGGACTTCGCCGGCCTTGGTGGCGACACCCAGTATATCCGCACTACCTTCGACGCCCGCTACTATATGCCGGTCGTCGGCGACGCGGTGCTGCTGCTGCGCGGCCAGGCGGGTAACGTCGCCTCCTGGGGCAATGAGGACCTGCGCATCACCGACAATTTCTTCAAGGGTCCCGATCTCGTCCGCGGCTTCGCCCCCAACGGCATCGGCCCGCGCGACCTTGCCTCCGGCTATTTTGGTCAGGACATGGATGCGCTCGGCGGCACGATGTTCTGGGGTGCGACGGCGGAAGTGCAGTTCCCGCTTTCCTTCCTGCCGAAGGATTTCGGTCTGAAGTTCGCGGTCTTCGCCGATGCCGGTTCGCTGTGGGACTACCAGGGCAACACCACCTTCCCGAATATTGCGGGCTGGAATTTGCCTGAGAACTACGTGGATTGCGGCGACTATCCCGGCTCTTCGAACAAGGGCAAGGCCAATGTCTGTGTCGCCGACAGCGACAGCGTCCGCTCCTCGGTCGGTGTCAGCCTGATCTGGGCCTCGCCCTTCGGTCCGCTGCGCTTCGACTATGCCTGGGCCCTGACCAAGGAATGGTATGACGAGGTTCAGGAGTTCCGCTTCAGCGGCGGCACCACCTTCTGA
- the lpxB gene encoding lipid-A-disaccharide synthase, with the protein MASRTPLNIFIIAGEESGDVLGAGLMAELKALHPSGVRFRGVGGVRMQAEGLVPQFPMEEITAMGFAQVVAGLPRILRRLGETARAIVAGAPDVLVLVDAPDFTHRVARKVRARLPDLPIVKYVAPTVWVWRPGRARAMAPDIDRVLALLPFEPAAMHELGGPPTTYVGHPLLGELNALRPNAEEAARRAASPPVLLVLPGSRRSELARLGATFGEVLARLRAELPDVELVLPTLPARRAQVEAMVASWPVKPRILVDETEKRAAFRVARAALAASGTVTLELALAGIPTVAAYKVPWLEGRIAPFIIRVKTAILPNLILDEPAMPEYLQWHIDPPAMAAQLARLIAGGPEREAQLAAFARLDAVMGEGGDPPSRRAAQAVLDTLAERRGSRQRAQA; encoded by the coding sequence ATGGCTAGTCGCACTCCGCTCAATATCTTCATCATTGCCGGAGAGGAATCGGGCGATGTGCTCGGTGCCGGGCTGATGGCGGAGCTGAAGGCGCTGCATCCGTCCGGGGTGCGCTTCCGGGGCGTCGGCGGCGTCCGCATGCAGGCTGAAGGGCTGGTGCCGCAATTCCCCATGGAGGAGATCACCGCCATGGGTTTCGCGCAGGTGGTCGCCGGGTTGCCGCGCATCCTGCGGCGCCTCGGCGAAACCGCGCGGGCGATCGTCGCGGGGGCACCGGATGTGCTCGTCCTGGTCGACGCGCCCGATTTCACCCATCGTGTCGCCCGCAAGGTGCGTGCTCGCCTGCCGGATCTTCCGATCGTCAAATATGTCGCGCCCACCGTCTGGGTCTGGCGTCCGGGGCGGGCGCGGGCCATGGCGCCCGATATCGACCGGGTGCTGGCGCTGCTGCCCTTTGAGCCGGCCGCCATGCACGAGCTCGGCGGCCCGCCGACGACCTATGTTGGCCACCCGCTGCTCGGCGAGCTTAACGCGCTGCGGCCGAATGCCGAGGAAGCCGCCCGCCGCGCCGCATCCCCGCCCGTGCTGCTGGTGCTACCCGGCAGCCGGCGCTCGGAGCTGGCGCGGCTCGGCGCCACCTTTGGTGAGGTGCTGGCGCGGCTGCGGGCAGAGCTTCCGGATGTCGAGCTCGTACTGCCGACGCTCCCGGCCCGGCGGGCGCAGGTCGAGGCGATGGTGGCGTCCTGGCCGGTGAAGCCGCGCATTCTGGTCGATGAGACGGAAAAGCGCGCCGCGTTCCGCGTTGCCAGGGCGGCGTTGGCGGCCTCCGGTACGGTGACGCTGGAATTGGCGCTGGCCGGTATTCCCACGGTCGCAGCCTATAAAGTGCCGTGGCTCGAAGGGCGGATCGCGCCCTTCATCATCCGGGTGAAGACGGCGATCCTGCCGAACCTGATCCTCGATGAACCGGCAATGCCGGAATATCTGCAATGGCATATCGACCCGCCCGCCATGGCGGCGCAACTGGCGCGGCTGATCGCCGGCGGGCCGGAGCGCGAGGCGCAACTCGCCGCCTTCGCGCGGCTCGATGCTGTCATGGGTGAGGGCGGCGATCCGCCGAGCCGGCGTGCCGCCCAGGCTGTGCTCGACACGCTGGCGGAGCGTCGCGGATCGAGGCAGAGAGCGCAGGCATAG
- the lpxD gene encoding UDP-3-O-(3-hydroxymyristoyl)glucosamine N-acyltransferase: protein MNDPFFHPVPAPLSLADIASLVSAAQPLPAGAAAVRISGVAALDAAGPADLAFMDGARHVAALRETRAGACLISERFAPHVPATTVALIVAKPHGAFVAVTRQLYAGSLQPGSIFGQSGVAAGAMVHPQARLEAEVTVDPGAVVGAWAEIGSGTVVAAGAVIGQGVRIGRHCSIGAGATLQHALVGDRVIIHPGARIGQDGFGYVGGARGHAKIPQIARVILQDDVEIGASTTIDRGGLRDTVIGEGTKIDNLVQIAHNVVIGRHCIIVSQAGIAGSATLGDFVMLGGQVGVIGHVQIGDGARIAATSNVKDDVPPGVEWGGSPAKPMRDWFREVMAVQRLGRGENGRRGEDKGQ from the coding sequence ATGAACGATCCCTTCTTCCATCCGGTGCCGGCACCGCTTTCGCTGGCTGATATCGCGTCGCTCGTTAGCGCCGCGCAGCCGCTGCCGGCCGGGGCGGCCGCGGTGCGGATTTCCGGCGTCGCCGCGCTGGACGCCGCCGGACCGGCCGATCTCGCCTTCATGGACGGCGCCCGCCATGTCGCCGCGCTGCGCGAGACGCGGGCCGGCGCCTGCCTCATCAGCGAACGCTTCGCGCCGCACGTGCCCGCCACGACGGTGGCGCTGATCGTTGCCAAGCCGCACGGGGCCTTTGTCGCCGTCACCCGCCAGCTCTATGCCGGCAGCCTGCAGCCGGGTTCCATCTTTGGCCAGAGCGGCGTGGCTGCCGGTGCCATGGTGCATCCGCAGGCGCGACTTGAGGCGGAGGTGACGGTCGATCCCGGCGCGGTGGTCGGCGCCTGGGCCGAGATCGGCAGCGGCACGGTGGTTGCCGCCGGCGCTGTGATCGGGCAGGGGGTGCGCATCGGCCGGCACTGTTCGATCGGTGCCGGCGCCACGCTGCAGCACGCGCTGGTCGGCGATCGCGTCATCATCCATCCCGGCGCGCGGATCGGGCAGGACGGCTTCGGCTATGTCGGCGGCGCCCGGGGGCACGCCAAGATTCCGCAGATCGCCCGCGTGATCCTGCAGGACGATGTCGAGATCGGCGCCTCCACCACCATCGACCGCGGCGGTCTGCGCGACACCGTCATCGGCGAGGGCACCAAGATCGACAATCTGGTACAGATCGCGCACAACGTGGTCATCGGACGCCACTGCATCATTGTCTCCCAGGCCGGCATCGCCGGCAGCGCGACGCTGGGGGATTTCGTGATGCTGGGCGGGCAGGTCGGCGTGATCGGCCATGTCCAAATCGGTGATGGGGCGCGGATCGCCGCCACGAGCAATGTGAAGGACGACGTGCCGCCGGGAGTGGAATGGGGAGGCTCCCCGGCCAAGCCGATGCGCGACTGGTTCCGCGAGGTCATGGCGGTCCAGCGCCTCGGACGTGGCGAGAACGGCCGGCGGGGCGAAGACAAGGGGCAATGA
- a CDS encoding LpxI family protein has product MSPNLTPPEAPSRAAAEAAPLAIICGGGTFPLAVAEGARRAGREVVLFPVRGFADAPLEGWPHVWISLGRFGFLRSEMRRRGCRDVVFIGNVLRPRIRDLRLDWATLRLMPRVLGLFRGGDDFLLTGLGRLMEESGFRLVGAHEVAPEILMPVGQLGRVAPDAEALADIARGREALAVMGPLDIGQGLVVMRRHVVAVEAAEGTDLMLARVAELRANGRVKLPSRCGVLVKCPKAGQDRRIDLPSFGARTVEGAARAGLAGIALEAGGVIVADSAELIRLADQAGLFILGFEREDGAVHG; this is encoded by the coding sequence ATGTCGCCGAACCTGACGCCGCCTGAGGCACCGTCCCGGGCGGCAGCGGAGGCGGCGCCGCTGGCGATCATCTGCGGCGGGGGAACCTTCCCGCTCGCGGTGGCCGAGGGTGCGCGTCGTGCCGGCCGCGAGGTAGTGCTCTTCCCGGTGCGCGGCTTTGCCGATGCGCCGCTTGAGGGTTGGCCGCATGTGTGGATTTCGCTCGGCCGCTTTGGCTTCCTCCGCAGCGAAATGCGCCGCCGGGGCTGCCGCGATGTGGTGTTCATCGGCAATGTGCTGCGTCCGCGCATTCGCGATCTGCGGCTCGACTGGGCGACGTTGCGACTCATGCCGCGCGTGCTTGGCCTGTTCCGGGGTGGCGACGATTTTTTGCTCACCGGCCTCGGGCGGCTGATGGAGGAGTCGGGCTTCCGCCTTGTCGGCGCGCATGAAGTGGCGCCGGAAATCCTCATGCCGGTCGGGCAGCTTGGCCGGGTGGCGCCCGATGCTGAGGCGCTCGCCGACATCGCCCGGGGGCGTGAAGCGCTTGCCGTGATGGGGCCGCTCGATATCGGGCAGGGGCTGGTGGTGATGCGCCGCCATGTCGTTGCGGTGGAGGCGGCGGAAGGCACGGATCTCATGCTGGCGCGTGTGGCGGAACTGCGCGCCAATGGGCGGGTCAAGCTGCCGTCCCGCTGCGGCGTCCTGGTGAAGTGTCCCAAGGCGGGGCAGGATCGGCGGATCGACCTGCCGTCCTTCGGGGCGCGCACCGTGGAGGGCGCGGCGCGGGCGGGGCTCGCCGGCATAGCCCTTGAGGCGGGTGGCGTCATCGTCGCCGACAGCGCGGAACTGATCCGGCTCGCCGATCAGGCTGGCCTGTTCATCCTCGGCTTCGAACGCGAGGACGGGGCGGTGCATGGCTAG
- the gltX gene encoding glutamate--tRNA ligase, which yields MSETVVTRFAPSPTGFLHIGGARTALFNWLYARAKGGKMLLRIEDTDRQRSTPEAIDAIIDGLSWLGIDWSGEVIYQFARAERHRAAVEQMIAAGRAYPCYASAAELEEMRETARKEGRPPRYDGRWRDRDPSEAPPDRAPVFRLKAPTEGETVIDDLVQGRVVIPNKDLDDLVLLRSDGTPTYMLSVVVDDHDMNVTHIIRGDDHLTNAARQTQIYHALGWEVPKMAHIPLIHGPDGAKLSKRHGALGVDAYRAMGYLPAALRNYLVRLGWSHGDQEIFSTEEMARLFDLDRVGRSAARFDFAKLENINGLYIRSTPDAELMQAIDALLPHIPDGPAIAAGLTPERRAQLLAAMPGLKERAKTLLELVENAAYIWRARPLPLEEKAQALLTEEALRLLAAAAAQLATVTEWTAATTEAAVRSVAEAQGVKLGMLAQPLRAAVTGKTTSPGIFDVLAVLGREESLARIADQTGAGAAA from the coding sequence ATGTCCGAGACCGTCGTTACCCGCTTCGCCCCCTCGCCCACCGGCTTCCTGCATATTGGCGGCGCGCGCACCGCGCTGTTCAACTGGCTCTATGCGCGCGCCAAAGGCGGCAAGATGCTGCTGCGCATTGAGGACACGGACCGCCAGCGCTCTACGCCGGAAGCGATCGACGCCATCATCGACGGGCTTAGCTGGCTCGGCATCGACTGGTCGGGCGAGGTGATCTACCAGTTCGCCCGCGCCGAGCGGCACCGCGCGGCGGTGGAACAGATGATCGCTGCCGGCCGCGCTTACCCCTGCTACGCCAGTGCGGCGGAACTGGAGGAGATGCGCGAGACAGCGCGCAAGGAGGGGCGCCCGCCACGTTACGACGGCCGCTGGCGCGACCGTGACCCTTCCGAGGCCCCGCCCGACCGCGCGCCGGTGTTCCGCCTGAAGGCGCCGACCGAGGGCGAGACGGTCATCGACGATCTCGTCCAGGGACGTGTCGTCATTCCCAACAAGGATCTCGACGACCTCGTCCTGCTACGCTCCGATGGTACCCCGACCTATATGCTTTCGGTGGTGGTCGACGATCACGATATGAACGTCACCCACATCATCCGTGGCGACGACCATTTGACCAATGCTGCGCGCCAGACGCAGATCTACCATGCGCTGGGCTGGGAGGTGCCGAAGATGGCACATATCCCGCTGATCCACGGCCCGGACGGCGCCAAGCTCTCCAAGCGCCACGGCGCGCTGGGCGTCGATGCCTATCGCGCCATGGGCTATCTTCCGGCGGCGCTACGCAACTATCTCGTGCGCCTTGGCTGGAGCCATGGCGACCAGGAGATTTTCTCCACCGAGGAAATGGCCCGCCTGTTCGATCTCGACCGCGTCGGCCGCTCGGCCGCGCGCTTCGATTTTGCCAAGCTGGAGAATATTAACGGCCTCTATATTCGCTCGACTCCCGATGCCGAGCTGATGCAGGCCATCGACGCACTCCTGCCGCATATCCCCGACGGCCCCGCCATCGCGGCTGGCCTGACGCCCGAACGGCGCGCCCAGCTCCTGGCGGCCATGCCCGGGCTGAAGGAACGGGCCAAAACTCTACTCGAACTCGTTGAAAATGCAGCCTATATCTGGCGCGCTCGCCCTCTCCCGCTTGAGGAGAAGGCACAAGCGCTGCTGACCGAGGAGGCGCTCCGTCTGCTGGCCGCTGCGGCGGCGCAGCTCGCTACCGTTACGGAGTGGACTGCGGCCACGACGGAGGCGGCGGTGCGCTCGGTGGCCGAGGCGCAGGGCGTCAAGCTCGGCATGCTGGCACAACCGCTGCGGGCGGCGGTAACCGGCAAGACCACGTCGCCCGGCATTTTCGACGTGCTGGCCGTGCTCGGCCGGGAGGAGTCGCTGGCCCGGATCGCCGACCAGACTGGCGCCGGCGCAGCGGCGTAA